The following are encoded in a window of Pseudomonas sp. St316 genomic DNA:
- a CDS encoding alpha/beta hydrolase, producing the protein MRPEIAVLDIQGQYRVYTEFYRADAAQKTIILVNGSMATTASFAQTAKNLYPQFNVVLYDQPYAGKSKAHNRHEKMLTKEIEGQILLELIDHFAAEHVLSFSWGGAATLSALAHRPRRIEKAVISSFSPVLNAPMRDYLERGVDYLGSLDGDRVGHLVNSTIGKHLPPLFKRFNYRHVSSLAEHEYGQMHFHISDVLNSDRQCYINAAKKINVPVLFLNGEWDEYTSADDARLFANHVEHSTFSTLQATGHFLDMEHKAACRDSRNALMGFLTPEHHESRPRYSYVQGYHALAI; encoded by the coding sequence ATGAGGCCAGAAATCGCTGTGCTGGATATACAGGGTCAGTATCGGGTTTACACGGAGTTCTATCGCGCAGACGCCGCACAAAAGACCATCATTTTGGTCAACGGCTCAATGGCCACCACCGCGTCGTTTGCACAGACCGCCAAAAACCTCTACCCGCAATTCAATGTTGTGCTGTACGACCAACCCTACGCGGGCAAGTCCAAGGCCCACAATCGGCATGAGAAAATGCTGACGAAGGAGATCGAAGGGCAGATCCTCCTGGAACTGATCGACCACTTCGCCGCCGAGCACGTGCTGTCGTTTTCCTGGGGCGGCGCCGCCACGTTGAGCGCCTTGGCCCACCGGCCACGACGCATCGAAAAAGCGGTGATCAGCTCGTTCTCGCCGGTGCTCAATGCGCCGATGCGCGACTACCTGGAACGCGGTGTGGATTACCTGGGCAGCCTGGATGGCGACCGTGTCGGGCACTTGGTCAACAGCACCATCGGCAAACATTTACCGCCGCTGTTCAAGCGCTTCAACTATCGCCACGTCAGCAGTCTGGCCGAGCATGAGTACGGGCAGATGCACTTCCACATCAGCGACGTGCTCAACAGCGACCGGCAGTGCTACATCAACGCGGCCAAGAAAATCAACGTACCGGTGCTGTTCCTGAACGGCGAATGGGACGAATACACCTCCGCCGACGACGCCAGGCTCTTCGCCAACCATGTCGAACACAGCACCTTCAGCACGCTGCAAGCCACCGGGCACTTCCTGGACATGGAGCACAAAGCCGCCTGCCGCGACAGCCGCAACGCCTTGATGGGTTTCCTCACACCGGAACACCACGAAAGCCGACCGCGCTATAGCTACGTGCAGGGCTACCATGCACTGGCCATCTGA
- a CDS encoding cysteine-rich CWC family protein, producing MNKPDLCPACGGANDCTLADPRTADRACWCYGVSIDPAVLQALPAELRDQSCLCPRCAQVEAQLRAKPQPIA from the coding sequence ATGAATAAACCCGACCTTTGCCCGGCCTGCGGCGGTGCCAACGACTGCACCCTGGCCGACCCACGAACCGCCGACCGGGCCTGCTGGTGTTACGGCGTGAGCATCGACCCGGCCGTGCTCCAGGCATTGCCGGCCGAGCTGCGTGATCAGTCCTGCCTGTGCCCACGCTGCGCCCAGGTCGAAGCCCAGTTGCGCGCCAAGCCTCAGCCGATCGCGTAA
- the atzF gene encoding allophanate hydrolase translates to MNLSLRLDDLRNAYRSGELTPRKLLLGLREKAAALNPDYHLFIHLLTAEELEPYLSALESRDLESLPLYGVPFAIKDNIDLAGIPTTAACPAFTYVPPRSATIVEQLLALGAIPLGKTNLDQFATGLNGTRSPYGACRNSVLPDYPAGGSSAGSSLAVALGVASFALGTDTAGSGRVPAALNNLVGLKATLGLISTAGVVPACRTLDCVTTFTATAKEASQLLALTARPDPRDDYSRHNPQWNDGAAFGAPRRFRFGVPRQQDLAFFGCQEGPQLFHKAIERLERLGGEAVELDLSPFLEAARLLYEGPWVAERYSVAGPLMEREPQAVLPVIRAVLAKAPTVDGVQTFRARYCLQALKAQCDRAMDTLDCVLTPTIGRPVTLAELAAEPVLRNSELGYYTNFMNLLDYAAVAVPSAFMANGLPWGVTLFGRAFTDQYLLSVADALQRQQDKALPLPANPARHDRARLVVCGAHLDGLALNGQLKQRGARLVEATRSSADYRLHALAGGPPLRPGMVRVREGGVAIEVEVWELPSSELGSFLTGIPAPLGLGKVQLADGRWESGFICESYGLEGARDISHLGGWRAYLRSLE, encoded by the coding sequence ATGAACCTCTCTCTTCGCTTGGACGACCTGCGCAATGCCTACCGCAGCGGCGAACTGACGCCACGCAAATTGCTACTGGGCCTGCGAGAAAAAGCCGCAGCGCTGAACCCGGACTATCACCTGTTCATCCACCTGCTGACGGCCGAAGAACTGGAACCCTACCTGAGCGCATTGGAAAGCCGCGACCTGGAGAGCCTGCCGCTGTACGGAGTGCCGTTTGCCATCAAGGACAACATCGACCTGGCCGGCATTCCAACCACCGCAGCCTGTCCGGCATTTACCTACGTGCCGCCACGCTCGGCGACTATTGTCGAGCAGTTGCTGGCACTCGGCGCGATCCCCCTGGGCAAGACCAACCTCGACCAATTCGCCACCGGGCTCAATGGCACTCGCTCGCCCTACGGCGCCTGCCGCAACAGCGTGTTGCCCGACTATCCGGCAGGCGGCTCGAGCGCCGGCTCGTCGCTGGCCGTGGCCTTGGGCGTGGCGAGTTTTGCCTTGGGCACCGACACCGCCGGCTCCGGTCGGGTGCCCGCAGCGCTGAACAATCTGGTGGGATTGAAGGCCACCTTGGGGTTGATCTCCACGGCCGGCGTGGTCCCGGCCTGTCGCACGCTGGACTGCGTCACGACCTTCACGGCGACGGCGAAGGAAGCCAGCCAACTATTGGCGCTGACGGCCCGCCCAGACCCTCGTGATGACTACAGCCGCCACAACCCGCAATGGAACGACGGTGCCGCGTTCGGCGCGCCTCGGCGCTTTCGCTTCGGTGTGCCGCGCCAACAGGACCTGGCATTTTTCGGCTGCCAGGAAGGTCCGCAACTGTTTCACAAAGCCATCGAGCGACTCGAACGCCTGGGCGGTGAAGCCGTGGAACTGGACTTGTCGCCGTTCCTGGAAGCGGCGCGGCTGCTTTATGAAGGCCCTTGGGTGGCCGAACGCTACAGCGTTGCCGGCCCCTTGATGGAACGTGAGCCGCAGGCCGTGCTACCGGTCATCCGCGCCGTCCTGGCGAAAGCACCTACGGTAGATGGCGTACAAACCTTCCGCGCCCGGTACTGTTTGCAAGCGCTCAAAGCCCAATGCGACCGGGCCATGGACACGCTCGATTGCGTCCTCACACCCACCATCGGCCGACCGGTGACCCTCGCCGAACTGGCCGCCGAACCGGTGCTGCGCAACTCGGAGCTGGGGTACTACACCAATTTCATGAACCTGCTGGACTACGCCGCCGTCGCCGTTCCCAGTGCGTTCATGGCCAACGGCTTGCCTTGGGGCGTGACGTTGTTCGGTCGAGCCTTCACCGATCAATACCTCTTGAGCGTGGCCGATGCCTTGCAGCGTCAACAGGACAAGGCCTTGCCCTTGCCCGCCAACCCGGCGCGCCACGACCGGGCGCGGCTCGTCGTGTGTGGCGCACACCTGGACGGGCTGGCGCTGAACGGGCAACTCAAGCAACGCGGTGCGCGTCTGGTCGAGGCCACCCGAAGCTCAGCGGATTACCGACTTCATGCCTTGGCCGGCGGCCCACCCTTGCGTCCTGGCATGGTTCGGGTTCGTGAAGGCGGCGTGGCGATCGAGGTCGAGGTCTGGGAACTGCCGAGCAGTGAACTGGGTTCATTCCTGACCGGCATCCCCGCGCCATTGGGGCTGGGCAAGGTGCAACTGGCCGATGGTCGCTGGGAAAGCGGATTCATCTGCGAGTCGTATGGCCTGGAAGGCGCACGGGACATCAGTCACCTGGGAGGATGGCGGGCTTATCTGCGTAGCCTGGAATAA
- a CDS encoding pseudouridine synthase produces MRVDRFLSNLPRFNRQQVRLLLVERRVRIDGQTVSDPHAQVREFSRVEVDDEVLQSGRPARYFMLHKPPGCVSATRDPQHPTVLDWLDEPDKDDLHIAGRLDFNTTGLMLITNDGTWSRRLTQPQTKLPKVYYVETEQIITAEYAETFARGLYFAFEDLTTQPAELTLLGPRSARLSIVEGRYHQVKRMFGHFNNKVLRLHRERMGPLTLDADLEPGQYRALSPDEVHLI; encoded by the coding sequence ATGCGCGTCGACCGTTTCCTCAGTAATCTGCCGCGATTCAATCGCCAACAAGTGCGCCTGTTGCTGGTGGAACGCCGGGTGCGGATCGACGGCCAGACCGTCAGCGATCCCCATGCACAAGTCCGTGAGTTCAGCCGTGTAGAGGTCGACGACGAAGTGCTGCAATCGGGCCGACCGGCGCGCTACTTCATGCTGCACAAGCCGCCCGGCTGTGTCAGTGCGACTCGCGACCCGCAACACCCTACCGTGCTCGACTGGCTGGACGAGCCGGACAAGGACGACCTGCACATCGCCGGGCGCCTGGATTTCAACACCACCGGGCTGATGCTGATCACCAATGACGGCACCTGGTCGCGGCGCCTGACACAACCGCAGACCAAGCTGCCCAAGGTCTACTACGTCGAAACCGAGCAAATCATCACGGCCGAATACGCCGAAACCTTCGCCCGGGGCCTGTACTTTGCCTTCGAAGACCTCACCACCCAACCAGCAGAGCTGACGCTGCTGGGGCCCAGATCGGCGCGTTTGAGCATCGTTGAAGGGCGCTATCACCAGGTCAAGCGCATGTTCGGCCACTTCAACAACAAGGTGCTGCGCCTGCACCGCGAGCGCATGGGCCCACTGACGTTGGACGCCGATCTTGAGCCGGGCCAGTACCGCGCCTTGAGCCCTGACGAAGTCCATCTCATCTGA